From the genome of Brassica oleracea var. oleracea cultivar TO1000 chromosome C4, BOL, whole genome shotgun sequence:
TAACTCATTGGCTCTAGCAATTATCTAAAAAAACATGAAACTTTCATGACTCAGTAGCTTAGAAAACTCAAGCTTTAAGAGGTTCTCACTGAAACATTCCTCTCTAAACTTGTAACCAGAGAGCTTAAGTTGTATTGTAAGAACGAGTTTCTTGATTATCATTATCTCTCACCTTATCATCAACATCAGTGAAGTTTCGGACATAAGAGACTTGATATCCTAGATGCTTAAGGTACCTGCCTAATTCCCAAAATCAAAAATCAAAGATCAAAACTTTCCATTAAAGTTTGAAGCTTTTCTTTCTCTAACCTGAAGAGAACATCGAAGGTGACGTAGACGCGAGCGTGACCAATGTGGCTGAGATCGTAAGCAGTGACGCCGCAGACGTACATCCCAACTTGGCCTTCCACCTTGGGCTTGAACAGCTCTTTCTTCCTGCTCATCGTGTTGTGCAGCCAAAGGTCCTTCGCGCTGGGAGTGGAATCTCCATTGTTTTTTGATGATGAGTGAGGAGTGAAAGAGCGACGGGGTTGAGTTAGCTTTCCGGGTCTGAGGGGGAATTGGATTCTGAGGCGGGAAGGGAGTCCAATTGGAGTAAAGGGTCTACATGATTTGAAAAGATTGAGAAGAGAAGCCATTGGCGGAGGGAGACGATAAGCTCGTCCCGAAGAAGATGGAAGAAATCGGATTAGCAAAAGCGGCTAGAGAGAGAGAGAGAGTCAAAGAACCTCTGAAACAAAACAACGGTTTGTGTAAACCGGTTTCTTAACCGGTTCGGTTAAAGCAAGACTTCGAGAGGTTGGAATCGGTTTAAATGGACTTCGTCTGTCGTCAAAAAATTGGGGTTTTGATAAATCTGACAAATTTCGGGTTTACCCTAAAGACGATTTTGCTTTCTATCAACCATCTCAGATTACTCTGTAAACTCTTTTGTGACCTGTTCCGCGACCTAAATATGGTGTTTGGACAAATAGTGATAGGTCCACCTGGATCAGGCAAGACCACTTACTGCAATGGCATGTCACAGTTCCTCTCTCTTATCGGCAGGTAAACCCCTTTCTTTCTCTTTCGGACCAAAAAGAAGTTTGCTCTTTTGTAGCTGTTGGTTCTGTTTATATTGGTTGTTTCTCTGTCTCTCTAGGCTTTGTAGACTTCCCAAAGTTCCAAACTTTAGTTTATGTGAGTGTCAAATAAGAGAAATTGGTTGTTTCTCTGTCTCTGGCTCTTTGTAGACCTCACAAAGCTTCAAACTTTAGTTTATGGGAGTGTCAAATAATAGATCTTGGAATTAACTAGCTTTTGAGCTCATAGTCTCATGTGCAGTTTCATTGCCTTGTCTTTGTTTTGTAAGAGAGATTCATGAGTACTTCTCTGAAACTATTCTCTCCTTTTTGTTTTGTTTTGTTTTGTTTTGGCAGGAAGGTTGCTGTTGTTAATCTGGATCCTGCAAACGATGCATTACCGTATCCTTTTTCTATGCCCCAAAAACTTGTTAAAAATGGTGCGAGTGTTGTTTCTTGACATTGATGTTTAGGTATGAGTGTGCTGTGAACATAGAAGAACTGATTAAGTTAGAAGTTGTTATGTCTGAATGTTCACTTGGTCCTAATGGAGGTAATCATTATTGCTCCCCTTCTTCTTGATAATGGTCCCCAAATTTAACGAAATTTTTTGCACCCCGAAACAGGTTTGCTACACTGTATGGAATACTTGGAGAAGAACATTGACTGGCTAGAAGCCAAACTTAAGCCTCTCTCCAAGGGTTTGCCACACACTAAACTCAAGTATCTCTTTCTTCCAGTATACTTTTATCTAATAAGAAAAACTTTTCGAAAACGTTTTTTTTTTTTTTTGCAGACCATTATTTTCTGTTTGATTTTCCTGGCCAAGTGGAACTCTTCTTCAATCATGACAGTACCAAGAATGTTCTCACGAAGCTGACCAAATCCTTGAACCTTAGAGTATGTTTCCTTTTCCCCTTTATTGTTGTGTTACCAAAGAGTCTATACATACATGTGATTAACTCTCTTTTTCTTTCTTGCAGCTAACGGCTGTGCAACTAATTGACTCCGTTCTATGTACTGACCCTGGGAACTATGTAAGCGCTTTGCTTCTCTCTTTATCCACAATGCTTCATATGGAACTCCCCCATATCAATGTCTTGTCTAAGACCGATCTGATTGGAAACTACGGGAAGCTAGGTATTAAAACCATTTAATGATCTTGTCTTTCTCCCTCATAACATCCATTTTTTGAGTTATAAAATCAGTAACTAACTACCTTTCTTTGTGTGTCAATGTAGCTTTCGGTTTAGATTTCTATACCGATGTTCAAGACTTGTCATACTTGCAGAATTATCTTAATCAAGATCCTCGCTCCGTCAAGTACAGGTTGGTATAGAGACTGGCTGAAGATTAGTCAATATGCACTATCAATATCTCATGACTTGGATGTTCTTCTTGTTGCAGGAAACTAACGAGTGAGCTGTGTAGTGTGGTTGAAGATTACGGTCTTGTTAGTTTTACAACCTTGGATATTCAGGTCTGCTCTCTCTCCTCTGCAACTCTCTCTCTCTCTCTTGAAGCATCTTTTCTTGATGCTGAGCGTTTTGGTTTTTCAGGATAAAGAAAGTGTTGGGGAACTGGTGAAGCTCATTGATAAGAGCAATGGATACATATTTGCCGGCATTGATGCAAGTGTGGTTGAATACAGCAAGATCTCAGTTCGTCAAACTGATTGGGAATATAACAGATATCCTTTTTCTTATTAGTTACCTTTAAATATTCTAACCATTTTTCTTCCTATCAAGTGCTCTGAGTTTGGTTTGATATTTTACAACAAAAAGAGTTGTCTTCTTTAACGATAGTCTTCACAGTTGCTGCCGTGCAAGAGAAGTACATGAAAGACGAGGATACAGAGGACTGAGGGACAGAGATAAACACTGAAACTTGATAAGCAGAAGAGGAATCATTTGATGATCTATGAACCAAACTATAGATGTAACGGTTTGTACGTACCTCTTTTGGATTTTTGGGTTCGGATTAAGGCCAAGCAACATTAGTTACTGGTTTGGTTGACGACTAAGTTATAAGAAGCTTACAAGTTACACTTTTCTTTGAAATTTGACAATATATTTGATAGCTCGCTAGTTTATGGAAAGAATGTTCAGAGGTTTAAACTTAAATTTCAAAGACCATTATTGGTGTGATTATTACGTGTGGATAATCGTTAATACTCACGTTTTAGTAATTTCAATTTTGTTACATCTTTCAATCCAATGGTGTAAAGGACCAACCGAATGGTGGTGTAAATGTTTATGTTTTCCGAGGGACCGGACCGGACCGGACCCGGACCATCCCATAGATTCCAAGGTCTATTAGATCAACTCGCTTAATCAAAGAAGTATTTAACAATTTATAAATAACTAGTATATCTCCCATGCATATGCACCGACATCATTTTATGATATAATTATTAAAGTATAATAATATGTGTATGGAATTTATAGTGAAAAGGGTTAATATTACTTTATTTCTTAGAATTATCATCATCACGACACCTAATTAACGCGTTCGGCAAAGGGATTTGATTCATCGTGAATATGTTATTGGGATATTTTGTTTAAGTTTTACCTTTTTTTTTTGACAATATCTAATGAAAAAAAAGTTTTAAGTCGATTAAAAAAAATTTCATGAAAAAAAGAAATTTAACACGATGCAAATGATGATTTGAGCACTAAAGAGCTTGGCTTTTTTTTTAATTTAACTTATTTGGATTTTAAAACCTTTATTTGTTGCCCATACGCTCCAGTTCAACGCATATTTGTATTCTTCATTTTCTCAATACACTATAAGAATCAAATAACTTTAGTTAACAAAATAATATATTTCTCCATTTTTGTTTTAAAAAACATTTTTAAGCTTTGATTTTTTTATTCTTTCATTGAAAATTTAAGTTTTGAAAACACTCAAACTTACTTTTTTTTCAACTAAACACTCAAAGTTACTTCTAATCTGAAATATGAAAAAAAAAGATATTCTCGATTGATAATAGAAGGAAACTGAATCTAAATTAAGAGTAATCATAAACCATGTATGAATTATTAT
Proteins encoded in this window:
- the LOC106339743 gene encoding GPN-loop GTPase 2 homolog, giving the protein MVFGQIVIGPPGSGKTTYCNGMSQFLSLIGRKVAVVNLDPANDALPYECAVNIEELIKLEVVMSECSLGPNGGLLHCMEYLEKNIDWLEAKLKPLSKDHYFLFDFPGQVELFFNHDSTKNVLTKLTKSLNLRLTAVQLIDSVLCTDPGNYVSALLLSLSTMLHMELPHINVLSKTDLIGNYGKLAFGLDFYTDVQDLSYLQNYLNQDPRSVKYRKLTSELCSVVEDYGLVSFTTLDIQDKESVGELVKLIDKSNGYIFAGIDASVVEYSKISVRQTDWEYNRVAAVQEKYMKDEDTED